From the Mya arenaria isolate MELC-2E11 chromosome 17, ASM2691426v1 genome, the window aaagaaaaacagttttacatCGACGACTTCTAGTTCTACACGAAAAAGGCGTTTCGAATTTATACCAAATAAATAGACagaataataaaatacttttccaATAATAACTCCTAAAAACCATGTCTTCGACTGAAGTAGATTCTCGACATATGCTTGTATTCTTTCGTCGGCTAAGATTGTACGTCCCATTTTTTCGAGTAAGTActtttatcaaatcaaaacGGCATATATCAAAACGGTTTACAGGTAAATATCCTCGAGTTGTAGATCTAGGCTAGTTTCCTACGTTACTTTTCtataaactgaaactgaaactgatttatttcattaaacgcctatttctatataaatattcaatggcgttgtacacacaatacaaaatataagaatcaCAAATTATAGAACAAAATCAAACACTGAGACATATAccatataaaacatgtcaaacgTAGGTAGCAAAACTATAAGACAATAagagaattattaaaatattaacaattcacGATACATACTACTtctaaaaatttaaataacctgctttaaaaaatggatCGTTGtgactaaaataaatttatacatcgATGCCACGAATAACGAATCGAATAGTTTCGAATAAAGTTTCGAATAGTTTATTACGTACTACAAGGCCTCCAGCCCAAAATACACCGTATCACATTTGTTATATAGAtgacatattcataatttaaataataaatagacatgcacatgtatgtaCAGTGACACATATAATGGTTATGAAACGATAACATTGGTGCATAAATAAGTATATaggcaatatttaaacatgtttgtaacatataattatgttcgtaattgaatgttgtttaaacttgaatagTTGCATCtcttaaagaaaatgcatttagtaaaaagtttgccAAACAACGTATATGTTCTTCCTGATCACTCGACATGATAGCATTAAATAGAGTAACACTCACAAATGTATTTAGCCATTGTGgcataaaatgttcatttctcaAGTCGTTATAAAGTGGACAAATTAACAGCATATGTAATTCATCTTCGACAGTGTACACATTTCGACTTAAGCAAAATGGGCAAAATCTATACTGTCGTTCTAGATTCACATGTCTTCCCTTTTCTACCATCAATTTATGGCACGAGCATCGAAAATTCGAAAGGGCCTTTCTATGTGAATATGGCATATTAAGTGttagatatttttcaatgtCAAGTAATGATTTAAATTGGCAATAATAGATTGCTTTTGCCGATGAGTTTATGTCAGCACTAAGTTTCTGTAAAGCATAGTCTTTCAGTCTTCGAGTGAATGCAGCCATAAATGTCTTAACATCACCGATTTCGTCTGCAATCCACGCGTAACCGAAACCATGTTGAAACAGTAGCTGTTTAACATGGGACGTCCAGTTGGTTCTTCCTGCTTCTGACTGTCTACGCAACATCAGGTAACATTGCCGTGGGTATCGTTGTGGTGACATCTGTAGAAGTCTCGTCCAGTACTTAATACATCTTGTCatataattgacaaataacGGTAATCGTCCACATTCGCTAAGTGCGAAGAAGTTTGCTGTATTTGTATGCACTGCACATATTCTCTTACAAAAGTTTATTTGCACTCTTTCTGTGTTTATGGAAAGTTCATAGCCCCATATTTCGGATGAATAACAAAGGATCGGCACAACCATtgcatcaaataatttaaaagattgAGAGGGTTTGAAATGTCcaaagtatttttcatatttatatattgtaatgaGTGCTTTTGAAGCTTGTTTACACAGCATATCTTTTGTCATTGACCAACTTAGTTTTGGAGTGAAGTATGCACCCAAATACTTATAAAAGGACACAACTTCAAGTAATTTCCCCTTATAATACCATTGTTCATAAGCTCTTAGTGGCCCACCGTTTCTAAAAACCACCACCTTTGATTTATCTGTATTAACTTGCATACCTACTTCGTCACAAAATTGggatatattgtttataagtcTCTGTAGGCCTATGGCGGTTTTTGAAAACCCAGACACGTCATCTGCGTACATAAAGGCATATACTTGATCAATATCATTTGCTATTAACACACCATTGTTCATTTTTAGTCTTAAGTATCCAATAAGATCGTTTATGAAGAGGGCAAAAATTATTGGTGAACTCAAACAGCCCTGCTTTGTTCCTAATTCACACTGGAAGATATCTGTCAGTCCATGTTTGAGTTTAACACTTGCTTTCAGTTTACTATACATTGAGCGAAATATTTGCAAGAACGGGCCATTTATATTGTTCCTGGACAAACATTCGAAGATCTTTTGGTGTTTACAGCTGTCAAAGGCCTTGAACAGGTCCACGTAAAATACATAAAACCGCCCACGTTGGCGAGTAGTATATTTCTGAATAACAGactataatttgaaaatattgtcaaaCGTCGAGTATCCTTTTCGGAAGCCTGCTTGCGATTCGTCGATAATCGAGTTATCATCGGACCAGTTCATGAGTCTTTTGGAAAGAATTTGCATGAATATTTTACTAAGGCTACTCGATAATGATATAGCCCTATAATTATTTGGCTCTAGTTTTGATCCTTTTTTGTGAATGGGGCATATAAGACTCTCTCCCCACCCATCAGGATATatacccttttcaaaaatagcattaaacagTTTTGTCAAAAATGGCACAGTTTTATTTGAAGTGATTTTAAACATCTCCATACTCAGTCCATCGGCCCCTGATGCACAATTTCCGTTCAGACTTTTAATACTATCCGACACCTCACTCTCAGTAAAAGGTTCATTTAAGACATACGTATCTGTTTCCCTTGTTAATCGCTCGCTAACGTAATCATCAAACCGCGCCTGTGGGTTCTCGGCCTCTGATGTTGAAAACAAGTCTTTGAAATACGATAACCACTGGCTACTGTCTATTAAATCGCTTGTGTTCGATCTGGTTCGCTTAGCACTGTTTATTTTACACCAAAACCGTTTAGGTTCATTACAGCAGTTTATAAGGTATTCACGTCGGTTTGACactaatatatttttcttggcTTTACAGCACTGTTTAAACTGCCTTCgtttatctaaatatttatttaagtccGATTTAGTATTCGTTGTTCTATAGTTACGTAGGCTATGATATTTGtcctgttttaaatgtttacattcattATCCCACCATTCTGGTTGACGCGGTCGTTCGTGTTTGGTAGCGGGACCACATCGTACCTTCTTAAAGCAAACACCAGATTTATGAAACAATGTGTTAAATTGTTCAAGTTTCACAAGGCAATTATTTTGGTCAACATGTTTATCAAATTGTTCGAACGTTTCTTCAAAGTTTGTCACAAAAGTGTCTCTAACTTCCTGCCTATACACATAATGAAACGCCGTGCGTAAAGCATCTTCAGATTTAATAGGATTATATGAAGTTAGTGATAATTGACATTTCAGTGGGAAATGATCTGAGAAAGATTCacttcctatttcaaagcatgatatatattgaaacaagtCTGTAGCTGCTAAAATATAGTCAACTACGCTACATCCCCCATTTGCCGTGCATGTATATTCCCCGTATTCATCTCCATTTACTCTACCATTCaatgtatgaatatcaaatgAACAGCATAGTTCAATAAGGCTTGACCCAAACTTGTTCAAAACAGTGTCTTTATTTCGTTTCGGGACATTAAAGGTGTCAGATGGGTAATCCGTTTGACCAAATATAAAGTCTGTATCATCGTCGGGAATGTAATCTTTGAGATCGCCTATTCTGGCATTCAGCTACTAACATACTCGCCGTCGGAAAATCGGACAACACACTCAGaagttttttattaagtttataaaCACCATCTTGCTCACCATCAGCATATATCGGAGAATATTCTGGCGATATATAGGTAGAACATAGTATAAGATCATTGTTAAATCCCGTATGTTCCTTGGCTACATGTAAAAATACACAATCATCGAATTGTTCATATAAGCGTGTAAAAATCTTTGCTAGTTTATCTTTTAGAAACACTATAACGCCACCAGAACCTCTTCTATGATTACTTATTCGTCTTTTGTCGAAACATGTATACCCATCTAGGAAATCATCGAATTCATTCGCCTCGGTTTGCCATGTTTCATAAAGTGCAATAATATCAAATGCACTACAAAATGTTTTCAAGGCAGTgtcatgtaaatatttcttaagtcCTTGTATATTGAAAGAGCACAACTGTACAAAAGtatcatttcatgtatttacaTTACAACAGTATTTTGGACCTTGGCCTAATCCCTATTTCTGCGGTACCAACACAGGCTTTTTGGCATCAAAGTCAAATTCATATAAGTCACCATCTACCAGTAACTTATCATGTTTCAATTTCGCCGATTTTCCACTGTTAATGCATTCCTGCATGAAAGGGAACAGTCCGGTTCGAGCCTTCATAACGCGGTCCGGCAGATCCTCGACTACTCTACCCTGTACGGCCCCGTGCTTTCGCTTATCTCGAAATGCGTTTAAAACGGTGTCACGGTCCTTAATTGACGAGAACTTGGCGAGTATGGGATGCGTTTGCTTAAACGGAAGCCTATGTACAAAATAACAGAGGCTCGAATCAGctgaattatattaataaaaataaaaataaattatacatgagcTTGATTAAGATGATAAAAGTACACTCAACTTAAGactttaaacactttaaattacaatatattacaataaaaaataaatcaggattctaaaaattcatataaatatcacagaACACAAATAACAGAAACACGGATAAGTCCAATCAGTCTATCTTCTATTAAAACCACAGTATGAACAATGactagaaaaatgcataaaaatctcTAAAGAAGTGAGTTTTAAGATTCTTTTTGAACTGTTCTATGGAAGACGAGTTCTTGACGTGTACAGGCAGTTTATTCCAAAGAACTGGGCCTGCTGTAGCGAAACCCCGGTCAGAGAATGTTTTTCGCCTATTAAATGGGACAACCTAAATAAGTTCCGACGTAGCAGAGGATCTCAAACCGGCACGTCGATGCATTTTTACGGTCAATAGTTCCGTGATATATGATGGGGCATTTCCGGTtgaacaattaaacattaaacacagtatctTAAATTGAATTCGTGCTTTAACTGGCAGCCAATTGAGCTCGAATAACGCGTCTTTAGCACTGTCATATTTTCCACGCTGAAGAACAAGTTTCgcacacatattttgtatacgctgcaatttatataaatcacaatCGGCTATTCCGTAAAGTAATGCATTACAATAATCGAGATGGGAGATGACAAGCGACAAAACAAGAATTTTGGTAGCGTCTACGGTCAGATATTTACGGATACTTTTAATCCTCAGATAGTTAAACATAGCACTTTTACACTTAATTCgaatatgttctttaaaattTAGAAACTGGTCAAGGTAAGCGCCCAAATATCGCACAACTTTCACGGACGGGATATTGTCACCTACAATGTTGATTTCAGTTGtgcaacatttatttagttgagAACTATGTCCGAATAAAATAAACTCTGTCTTCGATGTGTTCATCTTAAGTTTATTCGCGTTCATCCACTCATTTATTGTGGTCGCACACTCTTCAAGCTCTTGTATGGCACTGTGCTCCTCAAGCTCCGAGGCAGGCCGGAAACGCTTGCCGGCAATATGGTCATCGGCAAACCCGTACACGGAAATTGACGGTGGAATGACGTCAAACAGTGTGCCAGCATAAGTGAGGTACAGCCAAGGGCCGAGGCAACTTCCCTGAGGAACACTGCATTCCAGTGACCTCGAGGATGACATGGCGGCGTTGACACTCACACGGCAACTTCTGGGACGCAGATACGAATCGACCCACGCCAAGGCCGAGTCAGCAATGCCATACTGTTTGTGGAGGACATCAAGCAGGATGCCGTGGTCTACAGTATCGAAGGCGGCGCTGAGGTCGAGTGCAATCAATGCCGTCACTTCCTGTTTCTCCATGCCGTCCAGCAAGTCGTTGACCAATCTGACTATTGCCGTTTCACACGAGTGATAGCGTCTATATGCAGACTGGTTCACCGGAAGGAGACTGTTGGCTTCGACGTGCTCATTTAGTCTTAGTAAGGCTGCCTTTTCAATCACTTTTGAGAGGAACGACAGGTTACTAACAGGTCTATAATTAGATAGATGAAGCTCGAGTCCCGCTTTCTTCAGTAGTGGTCGAACGATAGCCTGTTTCCAATTGGATGGAAATACACCATCTGCTAGTGATAAATTGACAATTCGCGTAATACATGGTAAAAGTTCGTTTAGAAATGACTTCAATATATGAGTTGGTAAGATGTCAATGCTACAAGACTTGGTATTCAGTTCACTTATAATTCGCTTAACGTCCGTTTGCGAAAGCTCCTGGAAACTGTTGAAACACAAGGTGTCCTTAGGAATAGGCTCAAAACACTGGTAGTCATTGAGTGCATTTCTGATAGTGGCAATTTTGTCCATAAAAAAATCTGCGAATTGTTCAGCTAACGTTGTGTCGTTCACGGCAGAGGGCATTGGATTTTCAGATTTGGTGCCAGTAAGTTCGGACACTATACGATACAGGTGTTTGGTATTTCCTTTTGCGTTTTCAATTTTGTCAACCATGACTGTTTTCTTCTGTTTGCAGATTTCATAACTGTACAAACTtctgatttgtttaaaatattcaaattggtCCTGTTGTCTGTACTTCCTCCAAATACGTTCAGCTTTACGTAAGGTACGCTTAAGCTTCATGATGTTATCATTGAACCATGCTTTTTGTTTCCTGACAACTAGAGTTTTCTCTTTAACAGGGGCATGCTtgtcaacaatattttgtaattctGTTTCAAATGTGCACACTAAGGTATCAATGTCCACGGAATCAAATGGTATATTCAATAAGTCACTGGAAAATTCGTTGCTGCAAACATTCTTCCAGTTTCTATACGTAACATGTTTGCTTACAATGTTGTCTTTTTCTACACTAATTACTGATTTCACAACGCAGTGATCCGATATATATGGACCCTGTTCACACTTGACTACGCTAATGCCATGAACAACTTCAGTAATGACTAGATCCAAACAGTGTCCACCAGTATGAGTGCTAAAGTTGACATGCTGTTGTAAACCCATCTCATCAAGACAATTGTTAAAGTTCGTGGTTACATTGTTTTCCTCATTTATGTGTAAATTAAAATCGCCCATCAGTATGAGACCTGAATGGGACGGAAGGACTTCTTCAACAAAGGAGAAAAATCAGCGATGAATTGTTCAGACGTGGCAAGACAGGGAGGTCGATAAATTCCCACTACATGTACcgttatacttttaaatatcaGTTGCCAAATTTCATACTCAAAACTGTGTTTCGTTCCTTTTTCTAGTCTTCTCATTTTGATACCAGTTTTACATACTAATGCAACTCCACCCCCTTTTCTGCACTGACGATTAGCTACGCTCATTTTATAGccaaattgatttaaatcagaGGTTTCAAACTGGTGTTGTTTTTCGTCCGAGTACCAGGTTTCAGTAAGCAGTGCAAAATCGATATTTCCTTCTCTCATGTACTGACCAACTAAACAGTCTTTGTGAACAATAGAACGACAATTAAGTGTAATGCATGTCACATTTTCTTCGTGTCTGGGGATTTTGTTTTCTCGAGACGGATATAATAGGTTTGCAAAATTAACACCATTTGGCTTCGTTCGAATTTTACGTTCTCCACCGCGCTTACCCCTCCGGCGCTTCTTATGGCGACAAATGTTCAACATATTGATAGTTCTATAAATACCTTGGTCAAGAATGTTAAATTCACGACATTTGGATACCGTTAATCCAATGGtcaataactataaaaaaatataacgacAGGAATGCACCGCACTACGTCAAAACACTAAGAGCACTCTTGCACAAGATGCCAGTCTTTTCCCAACTTAAGTATCGATTTCCCCAAAAGGAAAGGTCATAAGAAATTTTATTTCTCTTGTAATGTTCACAGATTGTAtcacaggtgctcgtcacattgcctggatacagtaatacatacttatttcatatttatttttatttttttttattttttattattatttatttatttcggtcaagatagtgaatacatgtcatttaaaaaattattccacaatttttcatgaaaggaAATtagtattataataaataaatatatatttatataatataccaattttctttcatgaaaaattgtggaataattttttaaatgacatataatcactattttgaccaaaataaataataaaaaaaaaaaataaataaaaaaaaataaaaatgtattactgtatccaggcaatgtgacgagcacctttgGATTGTATGATACTAGTaatcagaataaaaaataaatacatatatgtatagtCAATGCCATAATCATTCAGTGATAGTTCCTATTTTGAGTGACAGATAAGGGCATGTGACCAGATCCAGACTCTATTCGCTTAACATGGATCAAGGAGATCACGTCGGCATATGGTACTGTAACGGTCCACTTCTATGCActtgctagaaagctcagctgtcatgtgaggcatagtaagttggaacttcaacaatctttaaagctctgctttcctgatGGTTGAAGTGTAACGGTCCCCTATAGGCATGTCTACAGTGgcggaggtgcgttcataataatattccgtataaaacggaagtacgttcatgccggatgtaaacttttttttaaaccggATGTAAGGCTGCCTTTTCAATCACTTTTGAGAGGAACGACAGGTTACTAACAGGTCTATAATTAGATAGATGAAGCTCGAGTCCCGCTTTCTTCAGTAGTGGTCGAACGATAGCCTGTTTCCAATTGGATGGAAATACACCATCTGCTAGTGATAAATTGACAATTCGCGTAATACATGGTAAAAGTTCGTTTAGAAATGACTTCAATATATGAGTTGGTAAGATGTCAATGCTACAAGACTTGGTATTCAGTTCACTTATAATTCGCTTAACGTCCGTTTGCGAAAGCTCCTGGAAACTGTTGAAACACAAGGTGTCCTTAGGAATAGGCTCAAAACACTGGTAGTCATTGAGTGCATTTCTGATAGTGGCAATTTTGTCCATAAAAAAATCTGCGAATTGTTCAGCTAACGTTGTGTCGTTCACGGCAGAGGGCATTGGATTTTCAGATTTGGTGCCAGTAAGTTCGGACACTATACGATACAGGTGTTTGGTATTTCCTTTTGCGTTTTCAATTTTGTCAACCATGACTGTTTTCTTCTGTTTGCAGATTTCATAACTGTACAAACTtctgatttgtttaaaatattcaaattggtCCTGTTGTCTGTACTTCCTCCAAATACGTTCAGCTTTACGTAAGGTACGCTTAAGCTTCATGATGTTATCATTGAACCATGCTTTTTGTTTCCTGACAACTAGAGTTTTCTCTTTAACAGGGGCATGCTtgtcaacaatattttgtaattctGTTTCAAATGTGCACACTAAGGTATCAATGTCCACGGAATCAAATGGTATATTCAATAAGTCACTGGAAAATTCGTTGCTGCAAACATTCTTCCAGTTTCTATACGTAACATGTTTGCTTACAATGTTGTCTTTTTCTACACTAATTACTGATTTCACAACGCAGTGATCCGATATATATGGACCCTGTTCACACTTGACTACGCTAATGCCATGAACAACTTCAGTAATGACTAGATCCAAACAGTGTCCACCAGTATGAGTGCTAAAGTTGACATGCTGTTGTAAACCCATCTCATCAAGACAATTGTTAAAGTTCGTGGTTACATTGTTTTCCTCATTTATGTGTAAATTAAAATCGCCCATCAGTATGAGACCTGAATGGGACGGAAGGACTTCTTCAACAAAGGAGAAAAATCAGCGATGAATTGTTCAGACGTGGCAAGACAGGGAGGTCGATAAATTCCCACTACATGTACcgttatacttttaaatatcaGTTGCCAAATTTCATACTCAAAACTGTGTTTCGTTCCTTTTTCTAGTCTTCTCATTTTGATACCAGTTTTACATACTAATGCAACTCCACCCCCTTTTCTGCACTGACGATTAGCTACGCTCATTTTATAGccaaattgatttaaatcagaGGTTTCAAACTGGTGTTGTTTTTCGTCCGAGTACCAGGTTTCAGTAAGCAGTGCAAAATCGATATTTCCTTCTCTCATGTACTGACCAACTAAACAGTCTTTGTGAACAATAGAACGACAATTAAGTGTAATGCATGTCACATTTTTTTCGTGTCTGGGGATTTTGTTTTCTCGAGACGGATATAATAGGTTTGCAAAATTAACACCATTTGGCTTCGTTCGAATTTTACGTTCTCCACCGCGCTTACCCCTCCGGCGCTTCTTATGGCGACAAATGTTCAACATATTGATAGTTCTATAAATACCTTGGTCAAGAATGTTAAATTCACGACATTTGGATACCGT encodes:
- the LOC128223518 gene encoding uncharacterized protein LOC128223518, whose translation is MGLQQHVNFSTHTGGHCLDLVITEVVHGISVVKCEQGPYISDHCVVKSVISVEKDNIVSKHVTYRNWKNVCSNEFSSDLLNIPFDSVDIDTLVCTFETELQNIVDKHAPVKEKTLVVRKQKAWFNDNIMKLKRTLRKAERIWRKYRQQDQFEYFKQIRSLYSYEICKQKKTVMVDKIENAKGNTKHLYRIVSELTGTKSENPMPSAVNDTTLAEQFADFFMDKIATIRNALNDYQCFEPIPKDTLCFNSFQELSQTDVKRIISELNTKSCSIDILPTHILKSFLNELLPCITRIVNLSLADGVFPSNWKQAIVRPLLKKAGLELHLSNYRPVSNLSFLSKVIEKAALHPV